A region of Oryzias latipes chromosome 18, ASM223467v1 DNA encodes the following proteins:
- the sec24d gene encoding protein transport protein Sec24D isoform X1, protein MSQQGYVAAPPYSQAPPGMGGYQVGYAAGPAQPLYGHHGGAPHPFSAPAAGGVMKPPGSTAAGMVPPPVSRGVMKPPGSTAAGMVPPPVSSQYNPNYQQNGSHQQRYAAPPAVSHGQPPHALPSSMASPGPPPTQQLTNQMSAMNLGSYGQNHMQHPPASPVVQQSFQSPPPPAVGQPQMPLGPQVHHAPPQMSPPQSSTTNMSIASHSMPGPPMGGPPMGGQSMGSPVGGGPPMVGQPMGAQPMAGMSGPFPGPPPPAGPGGFQHLGPGQAGPPGYPQQAGQFGGMMPGPQASMQGGFPGAMAGPPQKKLDPDAIPSTTQVIEDDKAKNGGQVYCTNIRGQLPPLVTTDFTVQDQGNASPRFIRCTTYTLPCTAELAKQCQVPLAAVVKPLANLPKNEAPLYAVNHGETGPIRCNRCKAYMCPYMQFIDGGRRYQCTFCNCVNEVPVFYFQHLDHMGRRVDFYERPELSLGSYEFVATLDYCKNNKPPNPPAFIFMIDVSYNNIKSGLVKLICDELKTLLEKLPREEGADGSAVKVGFVTYDKVLHFYNVKSALAQPQMMVVSDTTEMFVPLLDGFLVSYQDSKAVICNLLDQIPTMFADTAESETVFAPVIQAGVEAFKAAECSGKLFIFQSFMPTAEAPGKLKNRDDKKLVNTDKEKTLFQPQKGVYEQLCKDCVVQGCCVDLFLFPNQYLDLATMADVPSHTGGSVYKYNNFQMETDGEHFLADLRKSVQKHIGFDAIMRVRTSTGFRATDFFGAIHMNNTTDVEMAAVDCDKAVTVEFKHDDALSEESGALIQCALLYTNISGQRRLRVHNLSLNCSSQLSELYKSCETDSLINFFAKSAYRAILNQPLKNVREILVNQTAHMLACYRKNCASPSAASQLILPDAMKVFPVYMNSLMKTAPLVGSTELSTDDRAHQRLAVMAMGVEDTQLLLYPRLIPLHNMDVDSEVAPAPVRCSEERLTDSGLFLLENGHSMFLWIGQAASPDLIQGIFNLPSLAHFQGLTSTLPDLDNPLSKKVRAIIRDLQNKRPNSMKLQIVRQKDKPEMLFRQLLVEDKGLHGGASYVDFLCYVHREIRQLLT, encoded by the exons ATGAGCCAACAGGGTTATGTAGCTGCGCCCCCGTACTCCCAGGCCCCGCCGGGAATGGGGGGCTACCAGGTTGGATACGCAGCCGGTCCGGCTCAGCCTCTTTATGGACACCATGGAGGAGCCCCCCACCCATTCAGTGCTCCAGCAGCAG GAGGGGTGATGAAACCCCCAGGTTCCACAGCGGCTGGAATGGTTCCGCCTCCAGTGTCCA GAGGGGTGATGAAACCCCCAGGTTCCACAGCGGCTGGAATGGTTCCGCCTCCAGTGTCCAGTCAGTACAACCCAAATTATCAGCAGAATGGGTCTCATCAACAAAG GTACGCTGCCCCACCAGCTGTTTCTCATGGTCAGCCTCCACATGCACTGCCTTCCAGCATGGCCTCACCGGGCCCTCCCCCAACACAACAACTCACCAATCAGATGAGTGCTATGAATTTGGGCAGCTATG GCCAAAACCACATGCAGCATCCACCAGCAAGCCCTGTGGTCCAACAGTCTTTCCAgtctccacctcctcctgcagtCGGTCAGCCTCAGATGCCTTTAGGCCCACAGGTGCATCACGCGCCTCCCCAAATGTCCCCACCCCAGTCATCCACAACAAACATGTCAATAGCTAGTCATTCGATGCCAGGCCCACCAATGGGTGGCCCGCCCATGGGAGGCCAGTCTATGGGAAGTCCAGTAGGTGGCGGACCACCGATGGTTGGCCAACCAATGGGAGCCCAACCAATGGCTGGCATGAGCGGCCCATTTCCTGGGCCGCCACCACCAGCAGGCCCTGGAGGTTTCCAGCACCTTGGTCCTGGACAAGCTGGTCCACCTGGATATCCACAGCAAGCAG GTCAGTTTGGGGGAATGATGCCCGGGCCCCAGGCAAGCATGCAGGGGGGCTTTCCCGGGGCAATGGCAGGCCCACCCCAGAAGAAACTGGACCCTGATGCAATCCCAAGCACA acCCAAGTGATTGAAGATGACAAAGCCAAGAATGGGGGGCAGGTTTACTGCACGAACATCAGAGGTCAACTTCCCCCTCTCGTCACCACGGACTTCACAGTTCAGGATCAAG GAAATGCCAGTCCCAGGTTCATACGCTGCACCACCTACACCCTGCCCTGCACCGCCGAACTGGCCAAACAGTGCCAAGTTCCCCTGGCTGCCGTTGTTAAGCCCTTGGCCAATCTGCCAAAAAACGAG GCTCCTCTGTACGCGGTGAATCACGGGGAGACCGGTCCTATCCGGTGCAATCGATGCAAGGCCTACATGTGTCCTTACATGCAGTTCATCGACGGTGGTCGCCGCTACCAGTGCACTTTTTGCAACTGTGTCAATGAGG tgccGGTCTTCTACTTCCAGCATCTGGACCACATGGGCCGGAGGGTGGACTTCTACGAGAGGCCTGAACTGTCTCTAGGGTCCTATGAGTTTGTAGCCACTTTGGATTACTGCAAG AACAACAAGCCTCCAAATCCTCCTGCCTTCATCTTCATGATTGATGTGTCCTATAACAACATTAAAAGCGGCCTCGTCAAGCTGATCTGCGATGAGCTGAAAACTCTGCTGGAGAAGCTGCCCAG GGAGGAGGGCGCAGACGGCTCCGCCGTGAAAGTGGGTTTCGTCACCTACGACAAGGTCCTCCACTTCTACAACgtgaagagcgccttggcccaGCCGCAGATGATGGTGGTGTCGGACACCACGGAGATGTTCGTGCCCCTGCTCGACGGCTTCCTCGTGAGCTACCAGGACTCCAAGGCGGTTATCTGCAA CCTCCTGGACCAGATCCCCACCATGTTTGCAGACACCGCAGAGAGCGAGACGGTTTTTGCCCCCGTCATCCAGGCCGGCGTGGAGGCATTTAAG GCAGCAGAATGCAGCGGGAAGCTCTTCATCTTCCAGTCGTTCATGCCGACGGCTGAAGCTCCTGGCAAGCTGAAAAACAGAGATGACAAAAAGCTGGTCAATACGGACAAAGAGAAA ACCCTGTTCCAGCCTCAGAAGGGTGTTTATGAGCAGCTGTGCAAAGACTGTGTGGTGCAGGGATGCTGCGTTGACCTCTTCCTGTTCCCCAACCAGTACCTGGACTTGGCCACCATGGCTGATGTGCCCTCACACACAGGTGGTTCTGTCTACAAGTACAACAACTTCCAG ATGGAAACGGACGGGGAGCATTTCCTTGCAGACCTGAGGAAGAGTGTCCAGAAGCACATCGGATTCGACGCCATCATGCGTGTTCGTACGAGCACAG GCTTCAGAGCCACAGATTTCTTCGGCGCCATTCACATGAACAACACCACGGACGTGGAGATGGCCGCCGTGGATTGCGACAAAGCCGTGACGGTGGAGTTCAAGCACGACGACGCTCTCAGCGAGGAGAGCGGTGCTCTCATCCAG TGTGCTTTGCTGTACACCAACATCAGCGGGCAGCGGCGCCTCCGCGTCCACAACCTCAGCCTGAACTGCAGCTCCCAGCTGTCAGAGCTGTATAAGAGCTGCGAGACGGACTCGCTCATCAACTTCTTTGCCAAATCCG CTTACCGTGCCATCCTGAACCAGCCTTTAAAGAACGTGAGGGAGATCCTGGTCAACCAAACCGCCCACATGCTGGCTTGCTACAGGAAGAACTGTGCAAGCCCGTCAGCGGCCAGCCAG TTGATCCTGCCTGATGCCATGAAGGTGTTCCCGGTCTACATGAACAGCCTGATGAAAACGGCTCCTCTGGTGGGCAGCACCGAGCTCTCCACAGATGACAGGGCCCACCAGAGGCTGGCGGTCATGGCCATGGGGGTGGAGGACACACAGCTGCTGCTGTACCCACGGCTCATTCCTCTG CACAACATGGACGTCGACAGCGAGGTGGCTCCGGCCCCGGTGCGCTGCTCCGAGGAGCGGCTGACCGATTCCGGCTTGTTCCTGCTGGAGAACGGACATTCCATGTTCCTGTGGATCGGCCAGGCGGCCTCTCCAGACCTCATCCAGGGCATCTTCAACCTTCCCTCGCTCGCCCACTTCCAAGGACTCACG tctacACTTCCTGACTTGGACAACCCGCTGTCAAAGAAAGTCCGAGCCATTATCAGGGACCTTCAAAACAAAAGGCCAAACTCCATGAAG CTGCAGATCGTCAGGCAGAAAGACAAACCGGAGATGCTGTTCCGACAGCTCTTGGTGGAGGACAAAGGCTTACACGGAGGCGCTTCCTATGTGGACTTCCTTTGTTACGTCCACAGAGAGATCAGGCAGCTCCTCACTTAA
- the sec24d gene encoding protein transport protein Sec24D (The RefSeq protein has 4 substitutions compared to this genomic sequence), translating to MSQQGYVAAPPYSQAPPGMGGYQVGYAAGPAQPLYGHHGGAPHPFSAPVAGGVMKPPGSTAAGMVPLPVSSQYNPNYQQNGSHQQRYAAPPAVSHGQPPHALPSSMASPGPPPTQQLTNQMSAMNLGSYGQNHMQHPPTSPVVQQSFQSPPPPAVGQPQMPLGPQVHHAPPQMSPPQSSTTNMSIASHSMPGPPMGGPPMGGQSMGSPVGGGPPMVGQPMGAQPMAGMSGPFPGPPPPAGPGGFQHLGPGQAGPPGYPQQAGQFGGMMPGPQASMQGGFPGAMAGPPQKKLDPDAIPSTTQVIEDDKAKNGGQVYCTNIRGQLPPLVTTDFTVQDQGNASPRFIRCTTYTLPCTAELAKQCQVPLAAVVKPLANLPKNEAPLYAVNHGETGPIRCNRCKAYMCPYMQFIDGGRRYQCTFCNCVNEVPVFYFQHLDHMGRRVDFYERPELSLGSYEFVATLDYCKNNKLPNPPAFIFMIDVSYNNIKSGLVKLICDELKTLLEKLPREEGADGSAVKVGFVTYDKVLHFYNVKSALAQPQMMVVSDTTEMFVPLLDGFLVSYQDSKAVICNLLDQIPTMFADTAESETVFAPVIQAGVEAFKAAECSGKLFIFQSFMPTAEAPGKLKNRDDKKLVNTDKEKTLFQPQKGVYEQLCKDCVVQGCCVDLFLFPNQYLDLATMADVPSHTGGSVYKYNNFQMETDGEHFLADLRKSVQKHIGFDAIMRVRTSTGFRATDFFGAIHMNNTTDVEMAAVDCDKAVTVEFKHDDALSEESGALIQCALLYTNISGQRRLRVHNLSLNCSSQLSELYKSCETDSLINFFAKSAYRAILNQPLKNVREILVNQTAHMLACYRKNCASPSAASQLILPDAMKVFPVYMNSLMKTAPLVGSTELSTDDRAHQRLAVMAMGVEDTQLLLYPRLIPLHNMDVDSEVAPAPVRCSEERLTDSGLFLLENGHSMFLWIGQAASPDLIQGIFNLPSLAHFQGLTSTLPDLDNPLSKKVRAIIRDLQNKRPNSMKLQIVRQKDKPEMLFRQLLVEDKGLHGGASYVDFLCYVHREIRQLLT from the exons ATGAGCCAACAGGGTTATGTAGCTGCGCCCCCGTACTCCCAGGCCCCGCCGGGAATGGGGGGCTACCAGGTTGGATACGCAGCCGGTCCGGCTCAGCCTCTTTATGGACACCATGGAGGAGCCCCCCACCCATTCAGTGCTCCAGCAGCAG GAGGGGTGATGAAACCCCCAGGTTCCACAGCGGCTGGAATGGTTCCGCCTCCAGTGTCCAGTCAGTACAACCCAAATTATCAGCAGAATGGGTCTCATCAACAAAG GTACGCTGCCCCACCAGCTGTTTCTCATGGTCAGCCTCCACATGCACTGCCTTCCAGCATGGCCTCACCGGGCCCTCCCCCAACACAACAACTCACCAATCAGATGAGTGCTATGAATTTGGGCAGCTATG GCCAAAACCACATGCAGCATCCACCAGCAAGCCCTGTGGTCCAACAGTCTTTCCAgtctccacctcctcctgcagtCGGTCAGCCTCAGATGCCTTTAGGCCCACAGGTGCATCACGCGCCTCCCCAAATGTCCCCACCCCAGTCATCCACAACAAACATGTCAATAGCTAGTCATTCGATGCCAGGCCCACCAATGGGTGGCCCGCCCATGGGAGGCCAGTCTATGGGAAGTCCAGTAGGTGGCGGACCACCGATGGTTGGCCAACCAATGGGAGCCCAACCAATGGCTGGCATGAGCGGCCCATTTCCTGGGCCGCCACCACCAGCAGGCCCTGGAGGTTTCCAGCACCTTGGTCCTGGACAAGCTGGTCCACCTGGATATCCACAGCAAGCAG GTCAGTTTGGGGGAATGATGCCCGGGCCCCAGGCAAGCATGCAGGGGGGCTTTCCCGGGGCAATGGCAGGCCCACCCCAGAAGAAACTGGACCCTGATGCAATCCCAAGCACA acCCAAGTGATTGAAGATGACAAAGCCAAGAATGGGGGGCAGGTTTACTGCACGAACATCAGAGGTCAACTTCCCCCTCTCGTCACCACGGACTTCACAGTTCAGGATCAAG GAAATGCCAGTCCCAGGTTCATACGCTGCACCACCTACACCCTGCCCTGCACCGCCGAACTGGCCAAACAGTGCCAAGTTCCCCTGGCTGCCGTTGTTAAGCCCTTGGCCAATCTGCCAAAAAACGAG GCTCCTCTGTACGCGGTGAATCACGGGGAGACCGGTCCTATCCGGTGCAATCGATGCAAGGCCTACATGTGTCCTTACATGCAGTTCATCGACGGTGGTCGCCGCTACCAGTGCACTTTTTGCAACTGTGTCAATGAGG tgccGGTCTTCTACTTCCAGCATCTGGACCACATGGGCCGGAGGGTGGACTTCTACGAGAGGCCTGAACTGTCTCTAGGGTCCTATGAGTTTGTAGCCACTTTGGATTACTGCAAG AACAACAAGCCTCCAAATCCTCCTGCCTTCATCTTCATGATTGATGTGTCCTATAACAACATTAAAAGCGGCCTCGTCAAGCTGATCTGCGATGAGCTGAAAACTCTGCTGGAGAAGCTGCCCAG GGAGGAGGGCGCAGACGGCTCCGCCGTGAAAGTGGGTTTCGTCACCTACGACAAGGTCCTCCACTTCTACAACgtgaagagcgccttggcccaGCCGCAGATGATGGTGGTGTCGGACACCACGGAGATGTTCGTGCCCCTGCTCGACGGCTTCCTCGTGAGCTACCAGGACTCCAAGGCGGTTATCTGCAA CCTCCTGGACCAGATCCCCACCATGTTTGCAGACACCGCAGAGAGCGAGACGGTTTTTGCCCCCGTCATCCAGGCCGGCGTGGAGGCATTTAAG GCAGCAGAATGCAGCGGGAAGCTCTTCATCTTCCAGTCGTTCATGCCGACGGCTGAAGCTCCTGGCAAGCTGAAAAACAGAGATGACAAAAAGCTGGTCAATACGGACAAAGAGAAA ACCCTGTTCCAGCCTCAGAAGGGTGTTTATGAGCAGCTGTGCAAAGACTGTGTGGTGCAGGGATGCTGCGTTGACCTCTTCCTGTTCCCCAACCAGTACCTGGACTTGGCCACCATGGCTGATGTGCCCTCACACACAGGTGGTTCTGTCTACAAGTACAACAACTTCCAG ATGGAAACGGACGGGGAGCATTTCCTTGCAGACCTGAGGAAGAGTGTCCAGAAGCACATCGGATTCGACGCCATCATGCGTGTTCGTACGAGCACAG GCTTCAGAGCCACAGATTTCTTCGGCGCCATTCACATGAACAACACCACGGACGTGGAGATGGCCGCCGTGGATTGCGACAAAGCCGTGACGGTGGAGTTCAAGCACGACGACGCTCTCAGCGAGGAGAGCGGTGCTCTCATCCAG TGTGCTTTGCTGTACACCAACATCAGCGGGCAGCGGCGCCTCCGCGTCCACAACCTCAGCCTGAACTGCAGCTCCCAGCTGTCAGAGCTGTATAAGAGCTGCGAGACGGACTCGCTCATCAACTTCTTTGCCAAATCCG CTTACCGTGCCATCCTGAACCAGCCTTTAAAGAACGTGAGGGAGATCCTGGTCAACCAAACCGCCCACATGCTGGCTTGCTACAGGAAGAACTGTGCAAGCCCGTCAGCGGCCAGCCAG TTGATCCTGCCTGATGCCATGAAGGTGTTCCCGGTCTACATGAACAGCCTGATGAAAACGGCTCCTCTGGTGGGCAGCACCGAGCTCTCCACAGATGACAGGGCCCACCAGAGGCTGGCGGTCATGGCCATGGGGGTGGAGGACACACAGCTGCTGCTGTACCCACGGCTCATTCCTCTG CACAACATGGACGTCGACAGCGAGGTGGCTCCGGCCCCGGTGCGCTGCTCCGAGGAGCGGCTGACCGATTCCGGCTTGTTCCTGCTGGAGAACGGACATTCCATGTTCCTGTGGATCGGCCAGGCGGCCTCTCCAGACCTCATCCAGGGCATCTTCAACCTTCCCTCGCTCGCCCACTTCCAAGGACTCACG tctacACTTCCTGACTTGGACAACCCGCTGTCAAAGAAAGTCCGAGCCATTATCAGGGACCTTCAAAACAAAAGGCCAAACTCCATGAAG CTGCAGATCGTCAGGCAGAAAGACAAACCGGAGATGCTGTTCCGACAGCTCTTGGTGGAGGACAAAGGCTTACACGGAGGCGCTTCCTATGTGGACTTCCTTTGTTACGTCCACAGAGAGATCAGGCAGCTCCTCACTTAA